The genomic stretch CCTGCGCATCCTCGCCGAAGTGAGCGCCGCCCTGTCGGCCGGCGTCTTCTCCGAGGCGGCCATGGCGTCGGTGGTCGTCACGCTGCGCCGGGGCTTCGACGCGCTGCTGTGCCGCCTGTGGGTGCGCGAGGAGGACGGCGTGTCCTTCCGCGCCATCGCCACCACCGGCGACGAGCCGTCGGCCGAGGAGGCGGCGCGGATCGCCGACGCCATCCGCACCGGCCCGCTCACCCCCGCCGACACGTGGGACGCCCTCGACCTCAGCGTGCCGCTGGTGCACCAGGAGGAGCGCCTCGGCCTGCTCCAGGTGCGGGTGCCGCGGGACGGCCGCGAGGCGATGGAGCGCGACGTCCTCACGGTGGTGGCGAGCGTGCTCTCGCCGCTGCTGGCGTCCAAGGAGCTGTCGCAGGATCTCGCCTTCGAGATCGCGCGCCGCGCCCGGGAGATCGACGACCAGCGCCGCTTCACCGCCAAGGTGATCGACGCGCTGCCGGTCGGGCTCTACGTGATCGACCGCGACTACCGGATCCAGGCGTGGAACCGCAAGCGCGAGACCGGCACCCAGGGCGTGCCCCGGGAAGAGGCGATCGGCCGGCCCATCTTCGAGGTGCTCTTCCGCCAGCCGCGCGACCTGCTGCGGCGCGAGTTCGACGAGGTGCTCGCCTCCGGCAAGATGCAGGTCATCGAGCAGGAGTCCCAGGCTTCGGGCGAGGCGCGTCACTACCGCATCACCAAGATCCCGCTGCGGCTCAACGACGACGAAGTCACGCACGTCATCACCACCGGTGAGGACATCACGGAGTGGAAGAGCGTGCAGCGGCAGATCGCGCAGTCGGAGAAGCTGGCCGCCATCGGCCAGCTCGCCGCCGGCGTGATGCACGAGATCAACAACCCCCTGGCCACCATCGGCGCCTGCTGCGAGGCGGTCAGCGCCGTGGCCGAGGACGCCGCTCCCGAGGTGCAGGCCGGCATCGCCGAGTACGTGAAGATCATGGACACGGAGGTGCAACGGTGCAAGCGCATCGTCGAAGGGCTGCTCGACGTGAGCCGCCCGCGCACGGGCGCCCGGGGCCCCACCGACGTCAACAAGGTGGTGGATGACACGCTGTTCCTCCTCAAGCATCACGAGCGGTTCAAGCGGGTCAACCTGCAGCGCGACCTGGCGCCGGGCCTCAAGCCGGTCCAGGCCAACAGCGAGCAGCTGATCCAGGTGTTCATGGCGTTGATGCTCAACGCCATGGACGCGATGGACGCGCGGGGCACCCTCACCATCCAGACCAGCGTAAACCCCGACCGGGCCGACGAAGTCGTCGTCGC from Gemmatimonadales bacterium encodes the following:
- a CDS encoding ATP-binding protein, yielding MAHPPSPHAPQSGQSSSVPSHPGLRILAEVSAALSAGVFSEAAMASVVVTLRRGFDALLCRLWVREEDGVSFRAIATTGDEPSAEEAARIADAIRTGPLTPADTWDALDLSVPLVHQEERLGLLQVRVPRDGREAMERDVLTVVASVLSPLLASKELSQDLAFEIARRAREIDDQRRFTAKVIDALPVGLYVIDRDYRIQAWNRKRETGTQGVPREEAIGRPIFEVLFRQPRDLLRREFDEVLASGKMQVIEQESQASGEARHYRITKIPLRLNDDEVTHVITTGEDITEWKSVQRQIAQSEKLAAIGQLAAGVMHEINNPLATIGACCEAVSAVAEDAAPEVQAGIAEYVKIMDTEVQRCKRIVEGLLDVSRPRTGARGPTDVNKVVDDTLFLLKHHERFKRVNLQRDLAPGLKPVQANSEQLIQVFMALMLNAMDAMDARGTLTIQTSVNPDRADEVVVAFSDTGTGIAGHDIQKIFEPFYTTKPQGRGTGLGLSICYGIVADHRGRIEVDSEMGRGSTFRVILPVGEDPRH